A window of Sulfurimonas gotlandica GD1 contains these coding sequences:
- a CDS encoding 2-oxoacid:acceptor oxidoreductase family protein — protein sequence MKYQIVIAGFGGQGVVFLVKVLAICAGNRDIPFLGTENHGMSQRGGSVSCDIKVGDFTNPVIDKNQADLMIALERNEGLRNVAFLKLDGTIVTNAKDKDTYPELPFKGFAKIDAFKKAENGEFPIQGLNVYMLGFALIHDKNFPFSIQEVKDAITQMNAKVAEQNIKILDQAMKDAEEQK from the coding sequence ATGAAATATCAAATCGTAATAGCCGGTTTTGGTGGTCAAGGTGTTGTTTTTCTTGTAAAAGTATTAGCAATCTGTGCCGGTAACCGTGATATTCCTTTTTTGGGAACTGAGAACCACGGTATGAGTCAAAGGGGTGGATCCGTATCTTGTGATATCAAAGTCGGTGACTTCACTAATCCTGTAATTGACAAAAATCAGGCTGATCTTATGATTGCACTAGAGAGAAATGAAGGTCTTAGAAATGTTGCATTTTTAAAACTTGATGGTACAATTGTAACAAATGCAAAAGATAAAGATACATATCCAGAGCTTCCTTTTAAAGGTTTTGCAAAGATAGATGCATTTAAAAAGGCTGAGAATGGAGAGTTTCCTATTCAGGGGCTAAATGTTTATATGCTTGGTTTTGCTCTTATTCATGACAAAAACTTTCCATTTAGTATCCAAGAAGTTAAAGATGCTATTACTCAGATGAATGCAAAAGTAGCAGAACAAAATATAAAAATACTTGACCAAGCGATGAAAGACGCTGAGGAGCAGAAGTAA